One Mya arenaria isolate MELC-2E11 chromosome 5, ASM2691426v1 genomic window carries:
- the LOC128234762 gene encoding uncharacterized protein LOC128234762 isoform X3, with the protein MTANPPSTEFPVDAVELDMDMELDNSKRTVMQSAEIPPPVDQSSTVASALNLQQDLETHSTDAKIQSKKSCDDSLKRNMGKLKHTEMRSMNTSNKKASCACPKCCVTTAVRGTQVNRRPPPIKRKTKGTETVMEHHITYSTSSTQYCDSDIADEKSLTPACSEVPPAPHLLAFPLPAPVLASTPARKKGRVVVESTLNKSFMSTSSWGYTDDEAIDPDYETEASVYSDSEDDNPRQADVHKQRKFLVFEDNLLELFNRCEMCHLPTKGKVCNVQGSAMAIKQVCECGHTRRWESQPKVRGVPAGNILLSAGILFSGCSPSKVLRIFEFINVLSISLSTFFSHQRTVLWPAIERVWTKCNDQLISVLLDREEELVVAGDGRSDSPGHSAKFGVYSMIDMHTGRVVAIELVQVIPAIPATSDRVESD; encoded by the exons ATGACCGCCAACCCTCCATCCACTGAGTTTCCAGTTGACGCAGTTGAATTAGACATGGACATGGAGTTGGACAACAGTAAAAGAACTGTCATGCAg aGCGCTGAAATACCACCTCCCGTTGACCAGTCTTCAACAGTAGCCTCAGCCCTTAACCTTCAACAAGACCTAGAAACTCACAGTACTGATGCTAAGATCCAGTCAAAG AAATCTTGTGATGATTCCCTGAAAAGGAACATGGGTAAACTCAAACATACAGAGATGAGATCAATGAATACCAGCAATAAGAAG gCCTCATGTGCATGTCCAAAGTGTTGTGTAACAACTGCTGTCCGGGGTACCCAAGTGAATCGCAGGCCACCGCCAATTAAGCGAAAAACTAAAG GGACAGAGACTGTGATGGAACACCACATCACATACTCCACCTCAAGTACCCAGTACTGTGACAGTGACATTGCTGATGAAAAGAGCCTGACACCTGCCTGTTCTGAGGTCCCTCCTGCTCCACACCTTCTGGCTTTTCCATTACCAGCCCCAGTCCTCGCCTCAACTCCTGCACGGAAGAAGGGCAGGGTTGTTGTTGAATCAACACTCAACAAATCCTTCATGTCCACATCATCCTGGGGATATACTGATGATGAAGCCATAGATCCGGACTATGAAACAGAAGCCTCAGTGTACAGTGACTCAGAAGATGATAACCCAAGGCA GGCAGATGTACATAAGCAGAGGaagtttcttgtttttgaagacaATCTTTTAGAACTGTTCAACAGATGTGAAATGTGCCATCTCCCTACCAAAGGCAAAGTCTGCAATGTCCAGGGATCAgctatggccatcaaacaagTTTGTGAATGTGGACACACCAGGCGATGGGAGTCACAGCCCAAAGTTAGAGGTGTTCCTGCTGGGAACATTCTTCTTAGTGCTGGCATTTTGTTCTCAGGATGTTCACCTTCGAAAGTGCTGCGAATTTTTGAGTTTATTAATGTATTAAGTATTAGTCTTTCAACTTTCTTTAGTCATCAAAGAACTGTATTGTGGCCAGCAATTGAGAGAGTGTGGACAAAGTGTAATGACCAACTGATAAGTGTCCTTCTAGACCGCGAAGAAGAGCTTGTGGTTGCTGGAGATGGACGTTCTGACAGCCCGGGACACTCTGCAAAGTTTGGTGTATACTCCATGATTGATATGCACACCGGGAGAGTAGTAGCCATTGAACTTGTGCAg GTAATTCCAGCGATTCCTGCAACATCAGACCGAGTGGAGTCAGATTGA
- the LOC128234762 gene encoding uncharacterized protein LOC128234762 isoform X2, translating into MGRSRCCVGGCSNVPGNGISLHTFPKEEKLRKQWIRSIQMTGSECSRAGWQGPSKNGSANAQLVCSEHFELTMFTMTTRTKWSLGLAYRTALIDEAIPTLFGDKVRKSNLDQVQARPVVRKREVRRILSDYNQKGQVDKSTAVTYTDAVPDLSPVNLGDMTANPPSTEFPVDAVELDMDMELDNSKRTVMQSAEIPPPVDQSSTVASALNLQQDLETHSTDAKIQSKKSCDDSLKRNMGKLKHTEMRSMNTSNKKASCACPKCCVTTAVRGTQVNRRPPPIKRKTKGTETVMEHHITYSTSSTQYCDSDIADEKSLTPACSEVPPAPHLLAFPLPAPVLASTPARKKGRVVVESTLNKSFMSTSSWGYTDDEAIDPDYETEASVYSDSEDDNPRQADVHKQRKFLVFEDNLLELFNRCEMCHLPTKGKVCNVQGSAMAIKQVCECGHTRRWESQPKVRGVPAGNILLSAGILFSGCSPSKVLRIFEFINVLSISLSTFFSHQRTVLWPAIERVWTKCNDQLISVLLDREEELVVAGDGRSDSPGHSAKFGVYSMIDMHTGRVVAIELVQVIPAIPATSDRVESD; encoded by the exons ATGGGACGGTCTCGGTGTTGTGTTGGGGGATGTAGCAATGTGCCAGGAAATGGAATTAGTCTGCACACATTTCCCAAAGAAGAGAAACTCCGGAAACAATGGATTCGTTCAATTCAGATGACTGGGTCTGAGTGTTCAAGGGCCGGATGGCAAGGTCCCTCGAAAAACGGTTCCGCAAATGCACAGCTTGTGTGTTCTGAGCATTTTGAGTTGACAATGTTCACGATGACTACCAGAACTAAATGGAGTCTCGGTCTAGCCTATAGAACTGCTTTAATAGACGAAGCTATCCCCACATTATTTGGCGACAAAGTTAGGAAAAGCAACCTTGACCAAGTCCAAGCAAGACCGGTAGTGCGCAAACGAGAAGTGAGGAGG ATACTGAGTGACTACAACCAGAAAGGCCAAGTTGATAAATCAACTGCTGTAACGTATACAGATGCTGTTCCAGATTTATCTCCTGTTAATcta GGTGACATGACCGCCAACCCTCCATCCACTGAGTTTCCAGTTGACGCAGTTGAATTAGACATGGACATGGAGTTGGACAACAGTAAAAGAACTGTCATGCAg aGCGCTGAAATACCACCTCCCGTTGACCAGTCTTCAACAGTAGCCTCAGCCCTTAACCTTCAACAAGACCTAGAAACTCACAGTACTGATGCTAAGATCCAGTCAAAG AAATCTTGTGATGATTCCCTGAAAAGGAACATGGGTAAACTCAAACATACAGAGATGAGATCAATGAATACCAGCAATAAGAAG gCCTCATGTGCATGTCCAAAGTGTTGTGTAACAACTGCTGTCCGGGGTACCCAAGTGAATCGCAGGCCACCGCCAATTAAGCGAAAAACTAAAG GGACAGAGACTGTGATGGAACACCACATCACATACTCCACCTCAAGTACCCAGTACTGTGACAGTGACATTGCTGATGAAAAGAGCCTGACACCTGCCTGTTCTGAGGTCCCTCCTGCTCCACACCTTCTGGCTTTTCCATTACCAGCCCCAGTCCTCGCCTCAACTCCTGCACGGAAGAAGGGCAGGGTTGTTGTTGAATCAACACTCAACAAATCCTTCATGTCCACATCATCCTGGGGATATACTGATGATGAAGCCATAGATCCGGACTATGAAACAGAAGCCTCAGTGTACAGTGACTCAGAAGATGATAACCCAAGGCA GGCAGATGTACATAAGCAGAGGaagtttcttgtttttgaagacaATCTTTTAGAACTGTTCAACAGATGTGAAATGTGCCATCTCCCTACCAAAGGCAAAGTCTGCAATGTCCAGGGATCAgctatggccatcaaacaagTTTGTGAATGTGGACACACCAGGCGATGGGAGTCACAGCCCAAAGTTAGAGGTGTTCCTGCTGGGAACATTCTTCTTAGTGCTGGCATTTTGTTCTCAGGATGTTCACCTTCGAAAGTGCTGCGAATTTTTGAGTTTATTAATGTATTAAGTATTAGTCTTTCAACTTTCTTTAGTCATCAAAGAACTGTATTGTGGCCAGCAATTGAGAGAGTGTGGACAAAGTGTAATGACCAACTGATAAGTGTCCTTCTAGACCGCGAAGAAGAGCTTGTGGTTGCTGGAGATGGACGTTCTGACAGCCCGGGACACTCTGCAAAGTTTGGTGTATACTCCATGATTGATATGCACACCGGGAGAGTAGTAGCCATTGAACTTGTGCAg GTAATTCCAGCGATTCCTGCAACATCAGACCGAGTGGAGTCAGATTGA